TGTGTCGTCGATGCAGCTCGACGAGGCCGACCGCGGTTTCGCGTATTCGATCGACGCCCCGCTGGACATGCGGATGGACCCGACCACCGGCCCCACCGCGGCCGACGTGCTCAATACCTACAGTCACGGCGACCTGGCCCGGGTGCTGAAAACCTATGGGGAGGAACGCTTCGCGGGCAAGATCGCCTCCGAGGTGCTGCGCCGTCGCCAGCAGAAGCCGTTCACCACCAGCGCCGAGCTGGTCGAACTGCTCTACGCGACGATCCCGGCCGCGACCCGGCGGACCGGCGGGCACCCGGCCAAACGCACCTTCCAGGCATTGCGGGTGGAGGTCAACAGCGAACTCGATTCACTGCGCGCCGCGCTGCCCGCGGCCCTGGACGCGCTGCGGGTGGGCGGCCGGATCGTCGTCATGTCGTATCAGTCGCTGGAAGACAAGGTGGTCAAGCAGGAGTTCGCGCCGCGCGCGGCCTCCCGGACGCCGGTGGATCTGCCCGTCGAATTGCCGGGCATGGGACCGGAATTCCGGATGCTGACCCGTGGCGCCGAGAAGGCGACCGAGGCGGAGATCGAGGAGAACCCGCGCGCCGCTCCGGTTCGGATGCGCGCCGCAGAGCGAATCCAGGAGCGGGGATGAGACGCGTACCCGTGGCGCTTGCCCTCGTGGCCGAGCGCGGATGGCCCACATGGACACGTGGCCGATCGAGACACGTCCAGGCGTGCGCTCCTTCGGCTGAGCCGATGCGGGTCCGTCCCGCATCGATCGCAGGAGGCCGGGAGAGACACGCAGCCGCTGTCGTCTTCCGGCGGACCGGGTGCGGGGCCTGGACAAGGGAGGCCGGACGTCCCGCACAGACTCTCGAGGGGACAGGAACATGAGAGAACGAAGTGAGCGAATCATGTGCCAGCGTGCCATGCACATGATGGAGCTGAGCGCCAGCGAGGCGCAGTCATGAGCATTCGGACGCGGACCGTTCAGACGCCGGGGCGCATCGCGCGCCGGGCGCACGAGTCCGAGCGGGTGAAGTCGGGCGCCGCGCAGCGGGCCTACGCACGGCGCCGGACGCGCGCCGAAAGCCGTTCGGACGCACCCGATCTGCCATTGCGGCCGAGTTCGGTCATGGCCACCCGCATTCCGTTCGTGGTGGCGATCATCGCGCTGCTGGGCTGCGGCCTGGCCTTGACGCTGCTGCTGACCACCCGGGCCGCCGAGGACAGCTACCAGCTCGGCGACATCCGCGCCACCAACAAGCGCCTGGCCGACGAGCGCGCGGCCCTGCAGCGTGAGGTGGAGGGCGCGGATTCCGCGCCCGAACTGGCTGCCCGCGCCCGCGAGCTCGGCATGATCCCGGCCAAGGATCCGGCCCGCATCGTGGTCGCCCCGGACGGCACCGTGACCGTGATCGGCAAGCCCACGCCGGCGGAGGGGCCGCCGGTGCCGCCGTTGAACGTTTCGCCCTCCGCGCCGGTACCGCCGCCCGCGAACAATGCCCAGGCGCGCGGTGAGCGCGTGGTGCCGGTGACGACTACGCCGCCCGCCGCCCCACTTCCGGCTCCCGGCACCAATATTCAGGCGAACGCGGCGCCGGTGAGCCCCGTGCCCGCCAGCCCGGTGCCGCCGTCGCCGGTGCCGGTCGCGCCGCAGGCCGAAACCTCGCCCCAGCCTGTCGATCCGGCCCAGGCGCTGCTGGAAAACCCACAGCCGCAAACACTTCCGGGTGACGGAGGCCAACGGTGACGCAGACCAGGCCCGCACCGCGTCAGCGCCGCGGGCCTGGTCCGGCCCGGACCGCACGGTCCCGCCCCGCCCGGCCCGGCAAGGGTGGGCCGCTGCGCCGGCGCCTCGGGGCCGGCCGGATCGCCATGCTGCTCGCCCTCGGGGTGGTCGCGTTGCAGTTGTTGCAGATCCAAACCATCAAGGCGCCAAGTCTTTCCGCGCAGGCGGCCGACCAGCGCGTGACGAAGGAGCCCGACTACGCGGTACGCGGGCCGATCACGGATCGCAATGGGAAGTCGCTGGCGTTCACCGTCGCGGCGAAGGAACTGACTTTCCAGCCGGTGATCGTCCGTAAACGGCTCACTGAGGCGAAAGCCAAGAGCGCCAAGGCTCCCGACCCTGAGGAGCGGCTGAGGGCGATCGCCAAGACGGTGCACGACCTGCTCGGTAAGTCGGGTCCGTCGGAAGCGGACCTGCTCGCCAAGTTGCACAGCGACGAAACGTTCGTGTACCTGGCACGCGGTGTCGACCCACGGATCGCCGCCGATATCCGTACCCAGTTCCCTGAGGTCGGCGTGGACTCGCAGTATCCGCGCGAGTATCCCGGTGGGTCGTTGGCGGCCAACGTGATCGGCGCCACCGGCTGGGACGGGCACGGGCAGATCGGCCTCGAATCGTCGCTGGACTCGGTGCTCGCGGGCACCGACGGTTCGCACACCTACGACCGCGGTTCCGACGGCGCGGTCATTCCGGGCAGCTGGCGCGACGAGCAGAACGCCGTGAACGGCAACGGCGTCGAACTGACCATCGACTCGGATCTGCAGTACTACGTGCAACAGCAGGTGCAGCAGGCCAGGGACATGTCCGGCGCGCAGGGCGCCTCCGCGGTGGTGCTCGACGCCAAGACGGGTCAGGTGCTGGCCATGGCCAACGACAACACCTTCAATCCGCAACTGCCTGCCTCCACCTGGGATTCGGCCGGGATGAGCAATCCGTCGGTCACCGCGCCGTTCGAGCCCGGCTCGGTGAACAAGATCGTCACCGCGTCCGCCGCGATCGAGTACGGGTTGACCACGCCCGATGAGGTGCACCAGGTTCCGGGCAGCATCCGGATGGCCGGCGTCACCGTCAACGACGCGTGGGAGCACGGGGTCGCGCCGTACACCACCACCGGCATCTTCGGCCGCTCGTCCAACGTGGGCACGCTGATGCTGGCCCAGCGGGTCGGCGAGGATCGGTACGCGGACATGCTCAGCCGGTTCGGCCTCGGCCAGCGCACCGGGGTCGGCCTGCCCGGCGAGAGCAGCGGGCGGGTGCCCGCCCGGGACCAGTGGTCCGGCGGCACCTTCGCGAACCTGCCCATCGGGCAGGGACTTTCGATGACCACGTTGCAGATGACCGGCATGTACCAGACCATCGCGAACGACGGTGTGCGGATTCCGCCGCGCATCGTCAAGGCCAAGATCGGGCCGGACGGCAAGCGCAGCGACGAGCCGCAGCCCGACGGCATCCGGGTGGTGAGCCCGCAGACCGCGGCCACGCTGCGCACCATGTTCCAGGCCGTGACCCAGCGTGACCCGATGAACGCCAACCAGAACGGCACCGGCGCGTCGGCGGCGGTCGAGGGCTACCAGATCGCGGGCAAGACCGGCACGGCGCAGAAGACCGACCCGCGCTGCCACTGCTATTCCAGCGACAGCTACTACATCACCTTCGCGGGCATCGCCCCGGCGGACAATCCGCGCTACGTCGTCGGCCTCATGCTCGACGACCCGGTGCGCAGTTCGGACGGCAGCGGCGGACAGTCGGCGGCGCCGCTGTTCCACAGCATCGCCTCCTGGGCGTTGCAGCGCGACCGCATTCCGCCGTCGCCGGAACCGTCCAAGAAGTTTGTCCTGCAAGCCGGGTAATGCCTCCGGTAAAGACCGTGCTTGTCGCGCTGTGATCGGTCGCCGGTAACCTGACACGTCGATCGTCGCCGCCGAGAGGAGCCTGATTTCTGTGCAGTCCGGTGAACCGCGTACGTTGCGGCCCGCCCAGCCCCCTGTGACGCCGCTGGCCGCGTTGGCATCCGCCGTCGGCGCACAGCCTAGCGGCGCGCGGCCGGTGGACGCGGTGTCTGTAACCGGCATCGAACAGCGCTCCGGGGCGGTCCTGCCCGGTGACCTGTTCGTCGCGTTACCGGGAGCGCGGGCGCACGGCGCCCGGTTCGCCCGCGACGCGGTCGAGCGGGGCGCGGTGGCGGTGTTCACCGACGCGGCGGGCGCCGAGCTGGCCGGGGCGCTGGAGGTGCCCGTGCTGGTGCGGGAGAACCCGCGCGCGGTGCTCGGCGAGTTGTCCGCGGCCGTCTACGGCAATCCGAGCGAGCGCCTGCGCATCGTCGGCATCACCGGCACGTCGGGTAAGACGACCACCTCGTACCTGGTGGAGGCGGGCTTGGCCGCCGCGGGCTGGTCCACCGCGCTGATCGGCACCATCGAGACCCGGATCGGCGGTCGGCGGGTGCCGAGCGCGTTGACCACGCCCGAGGCGCCGCAGCTGCACGCGATGTTCGCGCTGATGGTGGAACAGGGCGTGGACGCGGTGGTGATGGAGGTGTCCAGCCACGCGCTCGCGCTCGGCCGGGTGGACGGCGTGCGGTTCGCCGTGGGCGCGTTCACCAATCTGTCGCAGGACCATCTGGACTTCCACGCCGATTTCGAGGACTACTTCGCGGCCAAGCGCAGGCTGTTCGAGCCGAGTTCGCCGATCGCCGCGCGCACCGCGGTGGTCTGCGTCGACGACCAGTGGGGGCGCCGGCTCGCGGACGGGCTCGACGCGCCGGTCACGGTGTCCACCGTCGAGCTGCGCGCGTCCGGTCCGGACGCGCCCGCCGAGCCGGAGCACGTCGCGGCCAGCGATTGGTCGCTCGACGGCGCGATCAGCGCGCACGGCGGTGAGCAGGAGTTCACCGCGGCGGGGCCGGACGGCACCGTCGACGTGCGGCTGCGGCTGCCCGGCCGCTACAACGTGGCCAACGGCCTGCTCGCGGTGGCGATCTGCGCGGCGGCCGGGGTGGACGCCGCGGTGGCCGCGCCCGCGCTGGCGACCGTCGATGTGCCGGGCCGGATGCAGCGGGTGGAGCGCGGCCAGGACTTCCTCGCGATCGTCGACTACGCGCACAAGCCCGCCGCGCTGGAATCGGTGATCGCCACGCTGCGTGGCTATCTCGCGGACGACGCGCCGGACGCGCCGGGGCGGCTCGCCGTGGTGGTCGGCGCCGGCGGCGACCGCGACGCGGGCAAGCGCGCGATGATGGGCGCGGTCGGCGCGCACGCCGACCTGCTGATCATCACCGACGACAACCCGCGCAGCGAGGACCCGGCGAGCATCCGCGCGGCGCTGCGGGCGGGTGCGCTGGAACTGCCCGAGGCCGCGCGGGGTACCGTGCTCGAGCTCGGTGATCGCGCCGAAGCCATTGCGGCGGCAGTGAATTGGGCACAGCCCGGCGACGTGGTGCTGGTCGCGGGCAAGGGCCACGAGACAGGGCAGGAGATCCAGGGCGTGAAGTACCCCTTCGACGATCGCGACGTGCTCGCGGCGGCACTGGACAGGCGAAGTCCGCAGCGCGCGGACGCGGAGGACTTGACGGTTTCATGATCGAGATGACACTGCGGGAGATCGCGGACGTCGTGGGCGGCACGCTGCACGACGTACCCGACCCGGAGGTGCGGGTGACCGG
This genomic stretch from Nocardia brasiliensis ATCC 700358 harbors:
- the rsmH gene encoding 16S rRNA (cytosine(1402)-N(4))-methyltransferase RsmH, which produces MNHGQHLDDPREPRHIPVLLGRADALLGPALTEPGAVYLDATLGLGGHAEHFLRTYPGLRLVGLDRDTTALKLAGDRLAPFADRITLVHTRYDGIADALSEAGLSAAGSVSGILMDLGVSSMQLDEADRGFAYSIDAPLDMRMDPTTGPTAADVLNTYSHGDLARVLKTYGEERFAGKIASEVLRRRQQKPFTTSAELVELLYATIPAATRRTGGHPAKRTFQALRVEVNSELDSLRAALPAALDALRVGGRIVVMSYQSLEDKVVKQEFAPRAASRTPVDLPVELPGMGPEFRMLTRGAEKATEAEIEENPRAAPVRMRAAERIQERG
- a CDS encoding peptidoglycan D,D-transpeptidase FtsI family protein translates to MTQTRPAPRQRRGPGPARTARSRPARPGKGGPLRRRLGAGRIAMLLALGVVALQLLQIQTIKAPSLSAQAADQRVTKEPDYAVRGPITDRNGKSLAFTVAAKELTFQPVIVRKRLTEAKAKSAKAPDPEERLRAIAKTVHDLLGKSGPSEADLLAKLHSDETFVYLARGVDPRIAADIRTQFPEVGVDSQYPREYPGGSLAANVIGATGWDGHGQIGLESSLDSVLAGTDGSHTYDRGSDGAVIPGSWRDEQNAVNGNGVELTIDSDLQYYVQQQVQQARDMSGAQGASAVVLDAKTGQVLAMANDNTFNPQLPASTWDSAGMSNPSVTAPFEPGSVNKIVTASAAIEYGLTTPDEVHQVPGSIRMAGVTVNDAWEHGVAPYTTTGIFGRSSNVGTLMLAQRVGEDRYADMLSRFGLGQRTGVGLPGESSGRVPARDQWSGGTFANLPIGQGLSMTTLQMTGMYQTIANDGVRIPPRIVKAKIGPDGKRSDEPQPDGIRVVSPQTAATLRTMFQAVTQRDPMNANQNGTGASAAVEGYQIAGKTGTAQKTDPRCHCYSSDSYYITFAGIAPADNPRYVVGLMLDDPVRSSDGSGGQSAAPLFHSIASWALQRDRIPPSPEPSKKFVLQAG
- a CDS encoding UDP-N-acetylmuramoyl-L-alanyl-D-glutamate--2,6-diaminopimelate ligase, producing MSVQSGEPRTLRPAQPPVTPLAALASAVGAQPSGARPVDAVSVTGIEQRSGAVLPGDLFVALPGARAHGARFARDAVERGAVAVFTDAAGAELAGALEVPVLVRENPRAVLGELSAAVYGNPSERLRIVGITGTSGKTTTSYLVEAGLAAAGWSTALIGTIETRIGGRRVPSALTTPEAPQLHAMFALMVEQGVDAVVMEVSSHALALGRVDGVRFAVGAFTNLSQDHLDFHADFEDYFAAKRRLFEPSSPIAARTAVVCVDDQWGRRLADGLDAPVTVSTVELRASGPDAPAEPEHVAASDWSLDGAISAHGGEQEFTAAGPDGTVDVRLRLPGRYNVANGLLAVAICAAAGVDAAVAAPALATVDVPGRMQRVERGQDFLAIVDYAHKPAALESVIATLRGYLADDAPDAPGRLAVVVGAGGDRDAGKRAMMGAVGAHADLLIITDDNPRSEDPASIRAALRAGALELPEAARGTVLELGDRAEAIAAAVNWAQPGDVVLVAGKGHETGQEIQGVKYPFDDRDVLAAALDRRSPQRADAEDLTVS